A window of Miscanthus floridulus cultivar M001 chromosome 12, ASM1932011v1, whole genome shotgun sequence genomic DNA:
ATGATGGCTAAAACTTTTTAGACATGTGTTTAATTTTGGTTAGGCCAAATTTTGGAATTCATCTAGGGAGCATATATGTCCTTATTTATTGTTTTCATATGCATGAGCATGTATCACGGCATTTAACTGTGATATTAAATCtcctatatatagggagaggcgaAACTAGAAATTTTAGGTTTCCCAATGTTTTGTTTTAGGGGGAAGAGGGGGAGTGAAAGTGGAAATGGAAGGGGGTAGGGGTAGTACAaattctttttataaaaaattgttaaatttgatttttctttttcttttttcagtgAGACTTGTACAAACCTGGAGTGGACCGAATTTGTGCTgagttgtgttagagtttttatTCTTCTTCCACCATCCAAACATTTGTACGACTAGGCAGCTCGAAAATACCAACATTTGTACGTCGTCTTCCTTCCTTGCTCTGCGGGCAGCTTCTTCTCCTGTTCCTTCCTCGCTCTGCTCTGCTTTTCTTGGTCCACGGCCACCTCCGATCCAGGGGCGACGGCAACCTCTTCCCCGGCCTTCCTCCTCGCATCTCTCTCTCAACCCCCCTACCCCACGCCACCAACCCCGACCGAACCTCCCTCTCTCTGCTCACCACCTCCGCAGCCCAAGTCCTGCTGACTTCAACATCCATCCATCCCCCCGCCATTCGCGCCATGATtattcctccctccctccctactactacttctactcttTGTTGCTGATTCCCATTCCCCTTCCACCAGGGCAGCGGCATCACCCAGCTCAGCTCCTCTCGACTCCCTCGGCCCCTCATCCGCCAACAACCTAGGCATCCAGCCGGGGAGCGAACAACAATAATGGCGTCGATCCGCCGGCCGCACTCGCCGGCGAAGCAGCACCTGCTGCGGCACCACCACCCGTTCGCCacctcctcccctccctcctcgCCGCTccgctactcctcctcctctccccccCGGACCCACCACCACGGCGGCTACCCGCACCCGTTCCTCTTCTTCACGCGCCGCCCGCTGCCACGGTTCGCGGCCTTCTTCCTGCTCGGCTCCTTCCTCGGCCTGCTCCACTTCCTCTCCCACCTCCCCCACCAGACCCCGCACCTCCGCCCGTCCTCCCCCAACCCAACCACCGTCGACGAATCCTCCTCCGCCGacgccaacaacaacaacaagctgCTGGTCGTCGTCACGCCCACGCGAGCGCGCGCCGCGCAGGCCTACTACCTCAGCCGGATGGGCCACACGCTGCGCCTCGTCGACCCGCCCGTCCTCTGGCTCGTCGTCGAGGCCGGCAAGCCCACTCCCGAGGCCGCCGCGGCGCTGAGGGGGACCACCGTCATGCACCGCTACGTCGGATGCTGCGACAAGCTCAACGTTTCCTCCTCTGACGACGACCCGCTCCGCTTCCGCCCGCACCAGATGAATGCCGCGCTCCAGCTCATCGAGAACCACCGCCTCGACGGCATTGTCTATTTCGCCGACGAGGAGGGCGTCTACTCCCTCGACCTCTTCAAACGTCTGCGCCAAATCAGGTACTGCTACTGCTTCCTTGCTTGCTCATCTTCTCCGCCCTGCCCGGCCGCCGCCATTAATCAATTctcgcctcctcctccctccgcaTTCAGTCCGTCACCTCATCACCTGCCAAACTGAAGGTCCCATCTTCGATGATAAATGATTTCGTACAAGTACAATCTTTTGAAGTACCTTGAATTAATGATTTGCGGTTGCCCTTATCCATCAAGATTTCATTCAGCCTCTGGAATCCTATCCGATTGCAAAGGGGGGCAAAGGGAGTTTGCTTGCTGTCTAATTCTAGTGAAAGTCTCACCTTTTCCTGTTATATGCTGTCTGAATCGACTGAAAAATTggtaccttttctttttctatctatCTAAGGAACTGCGAATACTGCTGCATGTAATGAACATATAAGACTCAAAAGTTCTTACCATTTTTCTTTTCTCGGACAGATTCAGTAGCTTTACCGTTTTGCTTTGTATATAGGTGTTCACTGGTAATTCGTACTAGTATTTATTAATTACCTTTCAACTCAAGAATGTTGGTTTTGGAATCTAATAGTAACATGCCAACATTAGAACCTGCAGCAGTGAAAATATGATATTCTATGTTATTTGAGAAAATTGGATGCTTCATCATATATATAAACCAGGCTGTTGACTTATTGCAAACTTAAATTTTCCCTCATGATTAGGAGGTTTGGCACATGGCCTGTGCCAGTGATCTCTGAAAACAGAAAGGATGGTGTGGTGCTGGAAGGCCCTGTGTGTAAACAGAACCAAGTTGTGGGGTGGCACACAAGTGAGCATGTCAGCAAGCTCCGTAGATTTCATGTTGCTATGTCGGGTTTCGCATTCAACAGCACCATGCTCTGGGACCCCAAACTCCGGTCCCATTTGGCATGGAATTCAATCCGGCATCCAGACACTGTGAAAGAAGGTTTTCAAGTAAGTTTGCTGCTTCTGTTTTCTGATATTCTGACTGTTCAGTTACTATATTCTTGTGTTCCTACTGCTCTTGGAT
This region includes:
- the LOC136496823 gene encoding probable glucuronosyltransferase Os04g0103100, which codes for MASIRRPHSPAKQHLLRHHHPFATSSPPSSPLRYSSSSPPRTHHHGGYPHPFLFFTRRPLPRFAAFFLLGSFLGLLHFLSHLPHQTPHLRPSSPNPTTVDESSSADANNNNKLLVVVTPTRARAAQAYYLSRMGHTLRLVDPPVLWLVVEAGKPTPEAAAALRGTTVMHRYVGCCDKLNVSSSDDDPLRFRPHQMNAALQLIENHRLDGIVYFADEEGVYSLDLFKRLRQIRRFGTWPVPVISENRKDGVVLEGPVCKQNQVVGWHTSEHVSKLRRFHVAMSGFAFNSTMLWDPKLRSHLAWNSIRHPDTVKEGFQVTTFVEQLVEDESQMEGIPADCSQIMNWHVPFGSENLAYPKGWRVATNLDVIIPLK